The following proteins come from a genomic window of Campylobacter coli 76339:
- a CDS encoding Putative ABC transporter ATP binding protein gives MELLRAENLGHSFDYPLFENLNFTLNKKDCIAIQGSSGCGKSTLLHIISSLLKPNKGEVFFKGQNLYKINENERLKIRRYDFGIIFQTHYLFKGFYALENIELASVLSNQDLDEKILKKLGIYELLKQKIGKLSGGQQQRVSIARVLCKKPKIIFADEATGNLDFDNAKNVIELLVSYAKENDAALFFVTHDSKLAQFCDKTYILNTNGIC, from the coding sequence ATGGAATTATTAAGAGCGGAAAATTTAGGCCATAGCTTTGACTATCCGCTCTTTGAAAATTTAAATTTTACTTTAAATAAAAAAGATTGCATTGCTATACAAGGTAGCAGTGGTTGTGGGAAATCTACTCTTTTACATATAATTTCTTCTTTATTGAAACCAAACAAGGGTGAGGTTTTTTTTAAGGGTCAAAATCTTTACAAGATAAATGAAAATGAAAGACTCAAAATTCGCCGTTATGACTTTGGTATCATTTTTCAAACTCATTATCTTTTTAAGGGTTTTTATGCTTTAGAAAATATAGAACTTGCTAGTGTTTTATCAAATCAAGATTTGGATGAAAAAATCTTAAAAAAATTAGGTATCTATGAGCTTTTAAAACAAAAAATAGGTAAATTAAGCGGAGGTCAACAACAACGAGTAAGTATAGCTAGAGTACTTTGTAAAAAACCAAAAATCATTTTTGCTGATGAGGCTACGGGAAATTTGGATTTTGATAATGCTAAAAATGTTATAGAGCTTTTGGTTTCTTATGCTAAGGAAAATGACGCTGCTTTGTTTTTTGTTACTCATGATTCTAAGCTTGCTCAATTTTGCGATAAGACTTATATTTTAAATACTAATGGAATTTGTTAA
- a CDS encoding Flagellar biosynthesis protein FliR: MEFVNYLGDKNVATFMLLFARMSGLIVFFPFFSHNSIPMVIKTTFALFLTMYLFPLAKLEILHLDSFFVIQLLSEVIFGMIAGLMLQIIFAIIMMAGEQIAFTMGFTMASVLDPSSGTNMPITSQILHLIALLFFLAFDGHHLMLLFLSHSLGYISLGGFYPHENLMHYLNMGMLNIFIIGFTMSFPILGISLLADTIFGLLMKTMPQFNLLVIGYPIKIALGFIVLIAILLVMMQYFKDLILEVFTHMQTLFFA; encoded by the coding sequence ATGGAATTTGTTAATTATTTAGGAGATAAAAATGTAGCCACCTTTATGTTGCTCTTTGCTAGAATGAGTGGACTTATAGTATTTTTTCCTTTTTTTTCTCATAATTCTATCCCTATGGTTATCAAAACTACTTTTGCATTATTTTTAACCATGTATTTATTCCCTTTGGCAAAACTTGAAATTTTACACCTCGATAGTTTTTTTGTTATTCAGCTTTTAAGTGAAGTGATTTTTGGAATGATAGCCGGACTTATGTTGCAGATTATTTTTGCTATTATTATGATGGCGGGCGAGCAGATAGCTTTTACCATGGGATTTACTATGGCTAGCGTTTTGGATCCAAGTTCCGGAACAAACATGCCTATCACTTCTCAAATTTTACATTTAATTGCTTTATTATTTTTTCTTGCTTTTGATGGTCATCATTTAATGCTTTTATTTTTAAGTCATTCTTTGGGCTATATTAGTCTTGGTGGTTTTTATCCTCATGAAAATTTAATGCATTATCTAAATATGGGAATGTTAAATATTTTTATTATAGGTTTTACGATGAGTTTCCCAATACTTGGAATTTCTCTTTTAGCGGACACTATTTTTGGACTTTTGATGAAAACTATGCCACAATTTAATCTTCTAGTAATTGGCTATCCTATCAAGATAGCTTTAGGATTTATAGTGTTAATAGCTATTTTACTTGTAATGATGCAATATTTTAAAGATTTGATTTTAGAGGTTTTTACTCATATGCAAACTCTATTTTTCGCCTAA
- a CDS encoding Twin-arginine translocation protein TatA produces MGGWSSPSHWLIILLIVVLLFGAKKIPELAKGLGKGIKTFKDEMSNEDEAAKNANAHKIEEKQNTTNHTSTDANIDEVKKS; encoded by the coding sequence ATGGGTGGTTGGTCAAGTCCAAGTCATTGGTTAATTATTTTATTAATTGTAGTATTGCTTTTTGGAGCTAAAAAGATACCAGAGCTTGCAAAAGGCTTGGGTAAAGGTATCAAGACTTTTAAAGATGAAATGAGCAATGAGGATGAAGCAGCAAAAAATGCAAATGCACATAAAATCGAAGAAAAGCAAAATACAACCAATCATACAAGCACTGATGCAAATATAGATGAAGTAAAAAAATCTTAA
- a CDS encoding Highly acidic protein, with the protein MKILLLNENPVVSRLISLSAKKMSYDFEEINTYDENLGHYDVIIVDSDTPAPLKILKEKCDKLIFLAPRNQSVDIEAQILHKPFLPTDFLNLLNQENLKIDDSIVLPIDESENPYADISLDLDSLNLDDLPDENNNAQESDFSLEKSLESLTLDDMEEEEEEASQKEIASENIDEELNLDDLSLDEEQEGDNSTSEQVEVSRLEEKHEEALEALSQDDILNDEFSEEKEEELETQEQDAEEQDKIEDIQELEDKTVDLDSDLSQDDEISNAQEISIDDVLDAKEETQPDVLKEEEPDKTQAQDFVADDFPIVEEQETELDFDDIPEDAEFLGQAKEEDEAVEDFLPVVEDQENLDEHDEFEEMSNLSTQDQIKEELAQLDELEYDIDSDDSIKVLEDFKEEPILDDKDLPSNDEEVIVPKLEINDFDSLKESDIQAALGEEISTLKDNKNEKLETKEEQLSSETSEEIVNELSQSIAGAITSSIKDDTLKAALKGMNMNINISISFNEDKN; encoded by the coding sequence ATGAAAATTTTACTTTTAAATGAAAACCCTGTTGTATCAAGACTTATAAGCTTGAGCGCAAAAAAAATGTCTTATGATTTTGAAGAAATTAATACTTATGATGAAAATTTAGGTCATTATGATGTGATTATAGTCGACAGCGACACACCTGCTCCTTTGAAAATTCTTAAAGAAAAATGTGATAAATTAATTTTTTTAGCTCCTCGCAATCAAAGCGTAGATATTGAAGCTCAAATTTTACACAAGCCATTTTTACCTACAGACTTTTTAAATTTACTAAATCAAGAAAATCTTAAAATCGATGATTCTATTGTTCTGCCTATTGATGAATCTGAAAATCCTTATGCTGATATCAGTTTAGATCTAGACAGTTTAAATTTGGATGACTTGCCAGATGAAAATAATAATGCACAAGAAAGTGATTTTTCTTTAGAGAAAAGTTTAGAGTCTCTAACTTTAGATGATATGGAAGAAGAAGAAGAAGAGGCAAGTCAAAAAGAAATTGCTAGTGAAAACATAGATGAAGAGTTAAATTTGGATGATTTAAGTCTTGATGAAGAGCAAGAAGGGGACAATAGTACATCAGAGCAAGTTGAAGTCAGTCGTTTAGAAGAAAAACATGAAGAAGCTTTAGAAGCGCTATCTCAAGATGATATTTTAAACGATGAATTTAGCGAAGAAAAGGAAGAAGAGCTAGAGACTCAAGAGCAAGATGCAGAAGAGCAAGATAAGATAGAAGATATTCAAGAGCTTGAAGATAAAACTGTTGATTTGGACAGTGATTTATCGCAAGATGATGAAATTTCTAATGCTCAAGAGATAAGCATAGATGATGTTTTAGATGCAAAAGAAGAAACTCAACCGGATGTATTAAAAGAAGAAGAACCTGATAAAACTCAAGCACAAGATTTTGTTGCAGATGATTTTCCTATTGTCGAAGAGCAAGAAACAGAGCTTGATTTTGATGATATTCCAGAAGATGCTGAATTTTTAGGACAAGCAAAAGAAGAGGATGAAGCTGTAGAGGATTTCTTGCCTGTTGTAGAAGATCAAGAAAATTTAGATGAGCATGATGAATTTGAAGAAATGAGTAATTTAAGTACTCAAGATCAAATCAAAGAAGAATTAGCACAACTTGATGAGCTTGAATATGATATTGACAGTGATGATAGTATCAAGGTTTTAGAGGATTTTAAGGAGGAGCCTATCTTGGATGATAAAGATTTACCAAGCAATGATGAAGAAGTTATTGTTCCAAAATTAGAAATTAATGATTTTGATAGTTTAAAAGAAAGTGATATACAAGCAGCTTTGGGCGAAGAAATATCTACTTTAAAAGATAATAAAAATGAGAAATTAGAAACCAAAGAAGAACAATTATCGAGTGAAACGAGCGAAGAAATTGTTAATGAATTGAGTCAGAGCATAGCAGGGGCTATCACTTCAAGCATTAAAGATGATACCTTAAAAGCAGCGCTTAAGGGTATGAATATGAATATAAATATTAGCATTAGTTTTAATGAGGATAAAAATTGA
- a CDS encoding ubiquinol cytochrome C oxidoreductase, cytochrome C1 subunit translates to MRELKIFLVVVVFTALVYWGVEPYAHSVMKPHVAPANFDFAAEDTTYAKGIIAEKEIALEDAKKSNDAKRIESAQKDLDKAKENLAKVEKLWADVAKIDFAKGDAAKGKEFFNSNCFACHGLKEDGIAANITDSSLGVIPPDLSSSGVIFDEKFLAALIMNPALALKVEHKFGDAFIMTAYNSETSGDSEELVNTNIADVIAYLKEVGAKFEAKENDKIKQEAELKYSKIEDANEKSVLIEKEIAFAKDKATFIEACGRCHDVKYDSFLTPSNYNDLANYLGSVPPDLSMMIRSRGEQYLHDFINNTQKLLPGTAMPRVGLTEDAQAKVVSYLEKVGDSKKEERESTGIYIMIFFAILSIFAIGWKRSVWSKLH, encoded by the coding sequence ATGAGAGAGCTAAAAATATTTTTAGTAGTAGTAGTTTTTACTGCTCTTGTTTATTGGGGGGTTGAGCCTTATGCACACTCTGTAATGAAACCTCATGTTGCTCCTGCTAATTTTGATTTTGCAGCTGAAGATACAACTTATGCTAAGGGCATAATAGCAGAAAAAGAAATAGCTTTAGAAGATGCAAAAAAATCAAATGATGCAAAAAGAATAGAAAGTGCCCAAAAAGATCTTGATAAAGCTAAAGAAAATTTAGCTAAAGTAGAAAAACTTTGGGCGGATGTTGCAAAGATAGATTTTGCTAAAGGTGATGCTGCAAAAGGTAAAGAATTTTTCAATAGCAATTGTTTTGCGTGTCATGGTCTTAAAGAAGATGGTATAGCAGCAAACATTACAGATTCTTCTTTAGGTGTAATTCCGCCAGATCTTAGTTCTTCAGGTGTTATTTTTGATGAAAAATTTTTAGCAGCTTTGATTATGAATCCTGCTCTTGCTTTAAAAGTAGAACATAAATTTGGAGATGCTTTTATCATGACTGCTTACAATAGCGAAACCTCAGGAGATAGCGAAGAGCTTGTAAATACAAATATAGCTGATGTTATTGCCTATCTAAAAGAAGTAGGTGCTAAATTTGAAGCTAAAGAAAATGATAAAATTAAGCAAGAGGCAGAGCTTAAATACTCAAAAATCGAAGATGCTAATGAAAAATCAGTTTTAATTGAAAAAGAAATTGCCTTTGCTAAAGATAAAGCTACTTTTATAGAGGCTTGCGGTCGTTGTCATGATGTCAAGTATGATAGCTTTCTTACTCCATCTAATTATAATGACTTAGCAAATTATTTAGGTTCAGTTCCGCCTGATCTTTCTATGATGATTAGATCTCGTGGAGAGCAGTATTTGCATGATTTTATCAACAATACTCAAAAACTTCTTCCAGGAACTGCTATGCCAAGAGTAGGTTTAACAGAAGATGCGCAAGCTAAAGTTGTTTCTTATCTTGAAAAAGTAGGTGATAGCAAAAAAGAAGAAAGAGAAAGCACAGGAATTTATATAATGATATTCTTTGCAATCTTAAGTATCTTTGCTATAGGCTGGAAGCGTTCTGTTTGGTCTAAACTTCATTAA
- a CDS encoding Guanylate kinase: MSAFILLVSGPSGAGKSTLLKRLFDEFQEELYFSISSTTRLPREGEQHGVDYYFITHDEFQQGIDKEQFLEWAKVHENFYGTSLEHTQNALNNGKIVVFDIDVQGFNIARKKMAEKIVSVFITTKNKDELKKRLIKRNTDTISQLEKRLQNASDEMKELNEYDYLIINDKLEESYEALRAILIAHKFKTKGQNLEQIQNIWNKGE; this comes from the coding sequence TTGAGCGCTTTTATATTATTAGTTTCAGGGCCAAGCGGAGCAGGAAAATCTACTCTTTTAAAAAGACTTTTTGATGAATTCCAAGAAGAGCTTTATTTTTCTATTTCTTCAACAACACGCTTGCCAAGAGAAGGCGAGCAGCATGGGGTGGATTATTATTTTATCACACATGATGAATTTCAACAAGGTATAGATAAGGAGCAATTTTTAGAATGGGCTAAAGTGCATGAAAATTTTTATGGCACTTCGCTTGAGCATACACAAAATGCTTTAAATAATGGCAAAATAGTTGTTTTTGATATAGATGTACAGGGTTTTAATATAGCTAGAAAGAAAATGGCTGAAAAAATTGTTTCTGTTTTTATCACAACAAAAAATAAAGATGAATTAAAAAAAAGACTTATTAAGCGAAATACTGATACAATATCACAACTAGAGAAGAGATTGCAAAATGCGAGTGATGAAATGAAAGAGCTTAATGAGTATGATTATTTGATCATTAACGATAAGCTAGAAGAAAGTTACGAAGCCTTAAGAGCAATTTTAATCGCCCATAAGTTCAAGACTAAAGGGCAAAATCTAGAACAAATTCAAAATATTTGGAACAAAGGAGAATAA
- a CDS encoding SSU ribosomal protein S2p (SAe), producing MVSMRDLLECGVHFGHQTRRWNPKMKKFIFGERKGIYVIDLQKTLRYFRYTYNIVRDAAAEGKTILFVGTKKQAGGAIKEYAEKCGMPYVNHRWLGGMMTNFGTIRQSIRKLEVIEKMEEDGSIKLLTKKEALMLTRKKEKLLAYLGGIRYMKTQPDMIFVIDTVKEKIAVQEANRLKIPVVAPLDTNCDPDLVTYPIPGNDDAIRSVQLFCQEMAEAINEGKALREQDGEALPSEEKEITDEEKKEVLDEAMSEEDFNGEQE from the coding sequence ATGGTTAGTATGAGAGATTTATTGGAATGTGGTGTACATTTTGGACACCAAACAAGACGCTGGAATCCAAAAATGAAAAAATTTATTTTTGGCGAGAGAAAAGGTATCTATGTAATAGACTTACAAAAAACTTTAAGATATTTTAGATATACCTATAATATCGTTCGTGATGCTGCTGCTGAAGGAAAAACTATACTTTTTGTTGGTACAAAAAAACAAGCAGGTGGAGCGATTAAAGAATACGCTGAAAAATGTGGTATGCCTTATGTAAATCACAGATGGTTAGGCGGTATGATGACAAATTTTGGAACTATTCGCCAATCAATTAGAAAATTAGAAGTTATTGAAAAAATGGAAGAAGATGGAAGTATTAAACTTTTAACTAAAAAAGAAGCTTTAATGCTTACAAGAAAAAAAGAGAAATTATTGGCTTATCTTGGCGGAATTCGTTATATGAAAACACAACCTGATATGATTTTCGTTATAGATACAGTAAAAGAAAAAATTGCAGTTCAAGAAGCAAATAGATTAAAAATCCCTGTAGTGGCTCCACTAGATACAAACTGCGATCCTGATCTTGTAACTTATCCTATCCCAGGAAATGATGATGCAATTCGTTCAGTGCAACTTTTCTGCCAAGAAATGGCTGAAGCTATTAATGAAGGAAAAGCATTAAGAGAACAAGATGGTGAGGCTTTACCAAGTGAAGAAAAAGAAATCACAGATGAAGAGAAAAAAGAAGTTTTAGATGAAGCAATGAGCGAAGAAGATTTTAATGGGGAGCAAGAATAA
- a CDS encoding Translation elongation factor Ts → MAEITAAMVKELRESTGAGMMDCKNALSETNGDFDKAVQLLREKGLGKAAKKADRLAAEGLVSVKVSDDFTSATVSEINSETDFVAKNEQFIALTKDTTAHIQNNSLQSVEELHSSTINGVKFEEYLKSQIATIGENLVVRRFASLKASANGVVNGYIHTNGRVGVIIAAACDSAEVANKSRDFLKQLCMHIAAMRPSYLSYEDLDMEFVENEYKALVAELEKENEERRRLKDPNKPEHKIPKFASRKQLSDAILKEAEENIKEELKAQGKPEKIWDNIIPGKMNSFIADNSQLDSKLTLMGQFYVMDDKKTIEQVIAEKEKELGGKIKIVEFIRFEVGEGLEKKTEDFAAEVAAQL, encoded by the coding sequence ATGGCTGAAATTACTGCTGCAATGGTAAAAGAACTCCGCGAAAGTACAGGCGCGGGGATGATGGATTGTAAAAATGCTTTAAGTGAAACAAATGGAGACTTTGATAAAGCAGTTCAACTTTTAAGAGAAAAAGGTTTAGGTAAAGCTGCTAAAAAAGCTGATAGACTTGCTGCTGAAGGTCTAGTTAGTGTTAAAGTAAGTGATGATTTTACAAGCGCAACAGTAAGTGAGATTAACTCAGAAACAGATTTTGTGGCTAAAAATGAACAATTTATCGCTTTAACAAAAGACACAACAGCACATATTCAAAACAATAGCTTACAAAGCGTTGAAGAGCTTCACTCTAGTACAATTAATGGTGTAAAATTTGAAGAATATTTAAAAAGCCAAATTGCAACTATCGGTGAAAACTTAGTTGTAAGAAGATTTGCTAGTTTAAAAGCAAGTGCAAATGGTGTAGTAAATGGGTATATCCATACCAATGGTCGTGTGGGTGTTATCATCGCTGCAGCTTGTGATAGTGCTGAAGTGGCAAACAAATCAAGAGATTTCTTAAAACAACTTTGTATGCATATAGCTGCTATGAGACCAAGTTATTTAAGCTATGAAGATTTAGATATGGAATTTGTAGAAAACGAATACAAAGCTTTGGTTGCAGAACTTGAAAAAGAAAATGAAGAAAGACGCAGACTTAAAGATCCAAATAAACCAGAGCATAAAATTCCTAAATTTGCAAGTCGTAAACAACTTAGCGATGCGATTTTAAAAGAAGCTGAAGAGAATATAAAAGAAGAGCTTAAAGCTCAAGGCAAACCTGAAAAAATTTGGGACAATATTATCCCTGGTAAAATGAATAGCTTTATAGCAGATAATTCTCAACTTGATAGCAAGCTTACTTTAATGGGTCAATTTTATGTAATGGATGATAAAAAAACCATCGAGCAAGTGATTGCTGAAAAAGAAAAAGAATTAGGTGGAAAAATCAAAATCGTTGAATTCATTCGTTTTGAAGTAGGAGAAGGTTTAGAAAAGAAAACCGAAGATTTTGCTGCTGAAGTTGCTGCACAGCTTTAA